A region from the Aegilops tauschii subsp. strangulata cultivar AL8/78 chromosome 5, Aet v6.0, whole genome shotgun sequence genome encodes:
- the LOC109754363 gene encoding L-ascorbate oxidase: MRGGGAMESSLLGANPRLLCCLFLLWALAAVAEAKTVHKQWDISYQFTHSDCVRKLAVTINGRTPGPTIRAVQGDTVVVTVKNLLMTENVAIHWHGIRQLGTPWADGTEGVTQCPILPGDAFEYRFVVDRPGTYMYHAHYGMQRSAGLNGMIVVAAAPGSADAEPFAYDGGEHEVLLNDWWHKSTYEQAAGLAAVPIVWVGEPQSLLINGRGRYNCSAMAPDAACNATHPECAAQVFAVVPGRTYRFRIASVTSLSALNFEIEGHEMTVVETDGHYVKPFVVKNLNIYSGETYSVLIKADQDPNRNYWLASNVVSRKPGTPTGTAVLSYYGGRSSPRAPPPTAPPAGPAWNDSAYRIRQSLATVAHPEHAHPPPPRADRTILLLNSQNKIDGRIKWAINNVSFTLPHTPYLVALKHGLLGAFDQCPPPETYNHTGYDVYGVQANPNATTSDGLYRLAFGSVVDVVLQNANMLAPNNSETHPWHLHGHDFWTLGYGVGRFDPAVHPATYNLRDPVMKNTVAVHPFGWTALRFRADNPGVWAFHCHIEAHFFMGMGVAFEEGIERVGDLPEEIRRCVSTKGGHH, encoded by the exons ATGAGAGGTGGCGGAGCAATGGAGTCGTCGTTGCTCGGAGCAAACCCGCGTCTCCTCTGCTGCCTCTTCCTCCTGTGGgcgctcgccgccgtcgccgaggCCAAGACGGTGCACAAGCAATGGGACATCAGCTACCAGTTCACGCACTCGGACTGCGTGCGCAAGCTGGCCGTCACCATCAACGGCCGCACCCCGGGCCCCACCATCCGCGCCGTGCAGGGCGACACCGTGGTGGTCACCGTCAAGAACCTGCTGATGACGGAGAACGTCGCGATCCACTGGCATGGCATCCGGCAGCTGGGCACGCCGTGGGCGGACGGCACGGAGGGCGTCACGCAGTGCCCCATCCTCCCGGGCGACGCCTTCGAGTACAGGTTCGTGGTGGACCGGCCGGGCACCTACATGTACCACGCGCACTACGGCATGCAGCGCTCCGCCGGGCTCAACGGCATGATCGTCGTCGCGGCCGCGCCGGGCAGCGCCGACGCCGAGCCGTTCGCGTacgacggcggcgagcacgagGTCCTCCTCAACGACTGGTGGCACAAGAGCACCTACGAGCAGGCCGCGGGGCTCGCCGCCGTCCCCATCGTGTGGGTCGGCGAGCCCCAGTCGCTGCTCATCAACGGGCGCGGCAGGTACAACTGCTCGGCCATGGCGCCGGACGCCGCCTGCAACGCGACGCACCCCGAGTGCGCGGCGCAGGTGTTCGCCGTGGTGCCCGGCAGGACGTACCGCTTCCGCATCGCCAGCGTCACCTCCCTCTCCGCCCTCAACTTCGAGATCGAG GGGCACGAGATGACGGTGGTGGAGACGGACGGGCACTACGTGAAGCCGTTCGTGGTGAAGAACCTCAACATCTACTCGGGCGAGACCTACTCCGTGCTCATCAAGGCCGACCAGGACCCCAACCGCAACTACTGGCTCGCCTCCAACGTGGTGAGCCGCAAGCCCGGCACGCCCACCGGCACCGCCGTGCTCAGCTACTACGGCGGCCGCAGcagcccgcgcgcgccgccgcccacggcgccgcccgccggcccGGCGTGGAACGACAGCGCGTACCGCATCCGCCAGAGCCTCGCCACGGTGGCGCACCCGGAGCAcgcgcacccgccgccgccgcgcgccgacCGGACCATCCTCCTcctcaactcgcagaacaagatCGACGGCCGAATCAAGTGGGCCATCAACAACGTCTCCTTCACGCTGCCGCACACGCCCTACCTGGTGGCCCTGAAGCACGGCCTGCTGGGCGCCTTCGACCAGTGCCCGCCGCCGGAGACGTACAACCACACGGGGTACGACGTGTACGGCGTGCAGGCGAACCCCAACGCCACCACCAGCGACGGGCTGTACCGGCTGGCGTTCGGGTCCGTGGTGGACGTGGTGCTGCAGAACGCCAACATGCTGGCGCCCAACAACAGCGAGACCCACCCGTGGCACCTCCACGGCCACGACTTCTGGACGCTCGGGTACGGCGTGGGGCGGTTCGACCCGGCGGTGCACCCAGCCACCTACAACCTGAGGGACCCCGTGATGAAGAACACGGTGGCGGTGCACCCCTTCGGCTGGACGGCGCTGCGGTTCCGGGCCGACAACCCCGGCGTGTGGGCCTTCCACTGCCACATCGAGGCGCACTTCTTCATGGGCATGGGCGTCGCCTTCGAGGAGGGCATCGAGCGCGTCGGCGACCTCCCGGAGGAGATCAGGCGCTGCGTCAGCACCAAGGGCGGACACCACTAA
- the LOC141022802 gene encoding uncharacterized protein, giving the protein MDQQTRDTFSWNLAGSGRYSTSSAYKAQVEGSNSCSFKATIWKVWAPGKNTMFLWLLHLNRLWCNDILQRRGWPNGYFCPLCMRNLESSVHLIWDCLTTMQVWSTTTTWGGCSALHPDGIEGQTITAKVKMIIDAAAPAARKGTKSMIALISWLVWMERNNYVFKGKLPSMASIISSCRSNMEQWRIAGATCLEHSFGHVP; this is encoded by the coding sequence ATGGATCAGCAAACAAGGGACACCTTCTCGTGGAACCtcgccggctcgggccgctactccaccagctcggCATATAAGGCCCAGGTGGAGGGAAGCAATAGCTGCAGTTTCAAGGCGACCATCTGGAAGGTGTGGGCGCCGGGCAAGAACACGATGTTCCTATGGCTGCTTCATCTGAACCGGCTATGGTGCAACGACATATTGCAACGGCGTGGATGGCCAAATGGATATTTCTGCCCGCTCTGCATGCGCAACCTTGAGAGCTCAGTGCACCTCATTTGGGACTGCCTGACGACCATGCAGGTGTGGAGCACGACAACAACATGGGGAGGCTGCTCTGCCCTGCACCCGGACGGTATCGAGGGACAAACAATCACTGCCAAGGTCAAGATGATcatcgacgccgccgccccggcagCCCGGAAAGGCACCAAATCCATGATCGCACTCATCAGCTGGCTAGTCTGGATGGAAAGGAACAACTACGTTTTCAAAGGAAAGTTACCAAGCATGGCCAGCATCATCAGTAGCTGCCGCTCCAACATGGAGCAATGGAGGATCGCGGGAGCAACATGTTTAGAGCACTCTTTTGGGCACGTGCCGTGA